From Leptodactylus fuscus isolate aLepFus1 unplaced genomic scaffold, aLepFus1.hap2 HAP2_SCAFFOLD_280, whole genome shotgun sequence, a single genomic window includes:
- the LOC142187880 gene encoding motile sperm domain-containing protein 1-like: MQRGAPGRGEEPERRYATDPPSLPSVPVFVFPPALDFYADEQSSHKQVLTLYNPFPRVLRYKVLSTAPLRYTVVDAEGLVKPNSCIDIVTRHRDIRARHYGATDRFRVEVWEEGGGRGVIGRKDIPATLHPTKPQSKERGAPETTQWRPPSHLFSVRQGLPRPLSPGLFSLYILVGLIALLVLMLPLHGDPRSLLHENLHVSVVQKLVAAYVLGLLTMVFLQA; encoded by the exons ATGCAGCGGGGGGCGCCAGGCagaggggaggagccggagcGCCGTTACGCCACTGACCCCCCCTCGCTTCCTTCCGTCCCGGTTTTCGTCTTTCCCCCGGCTCTGGACTTCTACGCGGATGAGCAGAGCAGCCACAAGCAGGTGCTCACCTTGTACAACCCCTTCCCCCGAGTGCTACGATACAAAG TCCTGTCCACGGCTCCGCTGCGTTACACGGTGGTCGATGCCGAGGGCCTTGTGAAGCCGAATTCCTGCATTGATAT AGTCACACGGCATCGGGATATCCGCGCCCGGCACTATGGCGCCACAGACCGGTTCCGTGTGGAGGTTTGGGAAGAGGGCGGAGGACGAGGCGTCATCGGGAGGAAGGACATTCCCGCCACACTACATCCAACTAAACCGCAATCCAAAGAGCGAGGAGCGCCGGAGACGACACAATGGCGGCCGCCCTCACACCTCTTCTCTGTGCGACAAG GCCTCCCCCGCCCGCTGTCTCCCGGCCTCTTCAGTCTCTACATCTTGGTGGGTCTGATCGCGCTCCTGGTTCTCATGCTGCCGCTACACGGGGACCCCCGGAGCCTCCTCCACGAAAACCTCCACGTCTCCGTCGTCCAAAAACTGGTCGCTGCCTACGTGTTAG GCCTCCTCACCATGGTTTTCCTTCAGGCCTGA